In Geminocystis sp. NIES-3708, a single window of DNA contains:
- a CDS encoding alpha/beta hydrolase — translation MNNITVSQNINPIVKQYSWQWKNSAYSITFETQGEGKPILLLPAFSTVSSRTEMRGIAQLLSSQHQTNSLDWLGFGASDRPPLDYNPEIYEQLLVDFITNNFSEPVVIITAGHSAGYALKFTQCYPNLVDKIILIAPTGKGPLKVMGFPDNVRKIVKNLVYTPIIGQFLYYLNTTPAFLRFMYRRHVFVDESKLTPSFIKEKQTITQQKGARFAPSAFVTGNLDPINNSQEFLNLISQIQKPILNIIGNDSPPYSLSQMKAISQLDNVKTVTLEGTLGMAEEFANLIVPSIREFI, via the coding sequence ATGAATAACATTACAGTAAGTCAAAACATTAACCCCATCGTTAAACAATATTCTTGGCAATGGAAAAACTCAGCCTATAGTATCACCTTTGAAACCCAAGGAGAAGGAAAACCCATACTATTACTTCCTGCTTTTAGCACCGTTTCTTCTCGTACAGAAATGAGAGGTATTGCTCAATTATTAAGCTCTCAACATCAGACAAATTCTCTTGACTGGCTTGGTTTTGGAGCATCTGATCGTCCTCCTCTTGACTATAACCCAGAAATTTATGAGCAATTATTGGTGGATTTTATCACAAATAACTTTAGTGAACCTGTAGTTATAATAACTGCTGGTCATAGTGCGGGATACGCCCTTAAATTTACTCAGTGTTATCCTAATTTAGTAGATAAAATAATTTTAATTGCACCGACAGGAAAAGGCCCTTTAAAAGTTATGGGTTTTCCCGATAATGTCCGCAAAATAGTTAAAAACCTAGTCTATACTCCCATAATTGGACAATTTCTTTATTATCTTAATACCACTCCTGCTTTTTTACGTTTCATGTATCGCCGTCATGTTTTTGTAGATGAAAGTAAATTAACTCCCAGTTTTATTAAAGAGAAACAAACTATTACGCAACAAAAAGGAGCTAGATTTGCCCCCTCAGCTTTCGTAACAGGAAATCTTGATCCGATAAACAATTCCCAAGAGTTTTTAAACCTAATTTCTCAAATTCAAAAACCAATTTTAAATATCATTGGTAACGATTCTCCTCCTTATTCCCTCTCACAAATGAAGGCAATCTCTCAACTAGATAACGTAAAAACAGTTACCTTGGAAGGCACATTAGGAATGGCAGAAGAATTTGCTAATTTAATTGTGCCTAGCATCAGAGAATTTATTTAA
- a CDS encoding iron-siderophore ABC transporter substrate-binding protein translates to MGETCIPLNPQRIVTLDILSLGDTLALGVKPIASAIWSPTESLSEMPPYLRDKINGIVLHGFSTSQPNLETILQLKPDLIITPSDPSSKEQYQQLSHIAPTVLVPWAEISRDWKQHLKETAKVLDKTEIADRLLINYYQRVEKIKQMLQNKPTLASFIYVGNGGVYLTQKNSFSGTILNDLGLLSPKSSNDLALPISEESWSEIDSDVIFIGCYQKDDCSTLEAIKRKPLWSKVNAVKQNQVFPVDFQTWYGFDFLASDAVLDDIEKYLLDRK, encoded by the coding sequence ATGGGAGAAACTTGCATCCCTTTAAATCCTCAACGAATAGTCACCCTAGATATACTTAGTCTTGGAGATACCCTTGCTTTAGGAGTTAAGCCGATCGCATCTGCTATATGGTCTCCTACAGAAAGCCTATCAGAAATGCCTCCTTATTTAAGAGACAAAATCAACGGAATTGTTTTACATGGTTTTTCCACTAGCCAACCCAATTTAGAAACAATTTTACAACTTAAGCCTGACTTGATTATTACGCCTTCCGATCCTTCTTCAAAAGAGCAATATCAGCAATTATCCCACATTGCCCCCACTGTCTTAGTTCCTTGGGCTGAGATTTCACGGGATTGGAAACAACACTTAAAAGAAACGGCGAAAGTTCTTGATAAAACAGAGATTGCCGATCGACTTCTCATCAATTATTACCAAAGAGTAGAAAAAATAAAACAGATGTTACAAAATAAGCCGACTCTTGCCTCTTTTATCTATGTTGGGAATGGAGGAGTCTATCTTACTCAAAAAAATTCTTTTTCTGGCACAATTTTAAATGATCTTGGACTGCTATCTCCTAAGTCATCCAACGATTTAGCTTTGCCTATCTCTGAAGAAAGTTGGTCTGAAATTGATAGCGATGTTATCTTCATTGGGTGTTATCAAAAAGATGATTGCTCTACTTTAGAAGCAATTAAACGTAAGCCATTATGGTCTAAAGTTAATGCAGTAAAGCAAAATCAAGTGTTTCCTGTGGATTTTCAGACTTGGTACGGTTTTGATTTTCTCGCCAGTGATGCTGTGTTAGATGACATTGAAAAATACTTACTAGATAGAAAATAA
- a CDS encoding AraC family transcriptional regulator yields the protein MDAPVIFDPNIIILLPNHRHKSERIVDWSELTFETNNEETIIHFSPKLGKGYNRQISLRGRLTIEIIEAQLKETMYLQRKHESNFPFTSHFYLSGMSTVETFNTSEIKPSYIESTGKNYLYHLPDLREVEKWSCNTKIRVISIYAPVDYFQGFCIGEKINYNPILNLINGDRTSKFHLPLGENNPQILKALSQIYQCPYHGLTKQLYLESKALELFALQFNSCDSSIFIPQKLSLKKDDLDRVEYAKDILIKSSLNPPSLTELARKVGLNDHKLKQGFKQLFSTTVFGYLYNYRMEQAQQLLRDSNLSIAQIATRVGYSNPEAFSTAFRRKFDQSPKNYQLKN from the coding sequence ATGGATGCTCCAGTAATATTTGATCCTAATATCATTATCCTTTTACCAAATCATCGCCACAAGAGTGAAAGAATTGTCGATTGGAGTGAGTTAACTTTTGAAACTAATAATGAAGAAACAATTATTCATTTTTCCCCAAAATTAGGGAAAGGATACAATCGTCAAATTAGTTTGAGGGGAAGATTAACAATTGAGATTATCGAAGCACAACTGAAAGAAACAATGTATCTGCAAAGAAAGCATGAAAGTAATTTTCCTTTCACATCACATTTTTACCTTTCTGGGATGTCCACAGTAGAAACTTTCAATACATCTGAAATTAAACCAAGTTATATCGAATCAACTGGGAAAAATTATCTTTATCATTTACCTGATTTAAGAGAAGTGGAAAAATGGTCTTGTAACACAAAAATTAGAGTTATAAGTATTTACGCACCTGTAGATTATTTTCAAGGTTTTTGCATAGGAGAAAAAATTAATTATAATCCCATTTTAAACTTAATTAATGGCGATCGAACCTCGAAATTTCATTTACCATTGGGGGAAAATAATCCTCAAATATTAAAGGCATTATCTCAAATTTATCAATGTCCTTATCATGGTTTAACGAAGCAATTATATTTAGAAAGTAAAGCCTTAGAACTATTTGCTTTGCAGTTTAATAGTTGCGATTCATCGATATTTATCCCTCAAAAATTAAGTCTCAAAAAAGATGATCTCGATCGAGTAGAATATGCCAAAGATATTTTAATTAAGTCTTCTCTTAATCCTCCTTCCTTAACAGAATTAGCCAGAAAAGTAGGATTGAACGATCATAAATTAAAACAAGGATTTAAGCAATTATTTAGCACAACCGTATTCGGTTATTTATATAACTATCGCATGGAACAAGCCCAACAACTACTCAGAGACTCTAACTTAAGTATCGCTCAAATTGCCACTAGGGTAGGCTATTCCAACCCAGAAGCCTTTAGCACTGCCTTTAGACGCAAATTTGACCAAAGTCCAAAAAATTATCAATTAAAAAACTAA
- a CDS encoding DUF1636 family protein gives MAKHTLFVCKSCHRASQERPKNPPFDGDIFLDKLNALCDEQFLDDEIEIRSVGCLWACDHGCVVSVASADKPTYLFINLTPEESSLPLIEFLQLYLDSKKGNIPWKKLPEHLQSAIFAQIPPQSLSSSVNEEEAESEG, from the coding sequence ATGGCTAAACATACTTTATTTGTCTGTAAATCCTGTCATCGTGCATCCCAAGAGCGCCCCAAAAATCCCCCTTTTGATGGTGACATTTTTCTTGATAAATTAAACGCTTTATGCGATGAACAATTCCTCGATGATGAGATAGAAATTCGATCGGTGGGCTGTTTATGGGCGTGCGATCATGGTTGCGTTGTCTCCGTTGCTAGTGCAGATAAACCTACTTATTTATTTATCAATCTTACCCCAGAAGAAAGCAGTCTCCCCTTGATAGAATTTCTGCAATTATATCTCGATAGTAAAAAAGGTAATATCCCTTGGAAAAAACTACCTGAACATTTACAGTCTGCGATTTTTGCCCAAATTCCCCCACAAAGCCTCTCAAGCTCTGTTAATGAGGAAGAGGCCGAAAGCGAGGGGTGA
- a CDS encoding Fic family protein: MKYNLSNAVNYHYDRFPPHHLDYEKFVMSLVKATDAVARYDQMLKNMHNSEILLAPLRNQEAIISSRMEGTISTMDEILKYEADYNNETELTQNVRSEVIETLLYQRSLKSAQKAIQDGYPLTQSLIKSIHQRLLSFGRGASESPGEFKNEQNYIGDNWKRNISFIPISPEKLQDGLDQLFKYINDNQHPILVKTAIAHIEFEALHPFKDGNGRIGRMLITLMLWHFGAISEPHFYISSYLENNKDRYIYELRNVSLNNDWERWCNFFLEAIAKQAIRNLTIAENIKNLYEEMKVIFAEILSSKWSVNALDYIFRNPVFRNNRFTSNSGIPSATAARFTRKLVEEDLLKVLEEASGRKPALYSFEPLMQLVRV, translated from the coding sequence ATGAAATATAACCTGAGTAATGCAGTAAACTATCATTATGATCGCTTTCCTCCCCATCATCTTGACTATGAAAAATTTGTGATGTCATTAGTTAAAGCAACGGATGCGGTTGCCAGATATGATCAAATGCTGAAAAATATGCACAATAGCGAAATATTACTTGCACCTTTGAGAAATCAAGAGGCAATTATATCTTCAAGGATGGAAGGCACTATTAGCACTATGGATGAAATTTTAAAATATGAAGCTGATTATAATAATGAAACAGAATTGACTCAAAATGTGCGATCAGAAGTAATTGAGACACTTCTTTATCAAAGATCATTGAAATCGGCTCAAAAAGCAATACAAGACGGTTATCCTTTAACTCAATCTCTAATTAAAAGTATTCATCAAAGATTATTATCATTTGGAAGAGGTGCATCAGAATCTCCGGGAGAATTTAAAAATGAACAAAATTATATTGGGGATAACTGGAAACGAAATATCTCATTTATTCCTATTAGCCCAGAAAAATTGCAAGATGGATTAGATCAATTATTTAAGTATATTAACGATAATCAACACCCTATTTTAGTCAAAACAGCCATCGCACATATAGAATTTGAAGCCTTACATCCCTTTAAAGATGGTAATGGACGTATTGGTAGAATGTTAATTACTTTAATGTTATGGCATTTCGGAGCAATTTCTGAGCCTCATTTTTATATCAGTTCCTATTTAGAAAATAATAAAGATAGATATATTTATGAGTTAAGGAATGTTTCTTTAAATAATGATTGGGAAAGATGGTGTAATTTTTTCCTAGAGGCGATCGCAAAACAAGCCATCAGAAATTTAACCATTGCAGAAAATATTAAAAATTTATATGAAGAAATGAAAGTAATATTTGCAGAAATTTTATCTTCAAAATGGAGCGTTAATGCTTTAGATTACATATTTAGAAATCCTGTATTCAGAAATAATAGATTTACCTCTAATAGTGGGATACCCAGTGCTACAGCAGCTAGATTCACCCGAAAACTTGTGGAGGAAGATTTGCTTAAAGTTTTAGAAGAAGCATCAGGAAGAAAACCAGCATTATATTCATTTGAACCATTAATGCAATTAGTTAGAGTATAA
- a CDS encoding ABC transporter ATP-binding protein, translated as MSKSYSFISLFRAKHYRSPFIIAIVCSIFRTLFDLAPPYLIGVAVDIVVEGEKSFFASLGIINPANQLLLLSIITIITWGMESLSQYGADHLWYNLAQSLQHELRVDTYNHLQQLELAYFEDKSTGTLLSILNDDINQLERFLNRGAQELISFFTRVTAVGLSFILLAPQISWLAMLPIFPILWGTMSFQKRLGDRYDQVREKAGSISNRLSNNISGIATIKSFTAEVYESDRVYQESEAYRRSNQRAIALSVAFQPLIRFMILLGFVTVLYLGGLEVLNDRLNVGLYGFMVFIVQDLLWPFTELSQLIDEYQRAMASIRRVMGLLNSPIVIHSGNLSFPIQQISGEINLSHLRFAYRDRTNIINDLSMHIQAKSNIGIVGATGSGKSTLVKLLLRFYEIDHGEITIDGVNIQELYLHDLRRAIAWVSQDVFLFHGTVAENIAYGNFDATLPEIIQAAKLAECDDFIQQLPQGYDTIVGERGQKLSGGQRQRIAIARAILKNPPILILDEATSAVDNETEAAIQKSLQVITKDRTTIAIAHRLSTIRNCDRIYMMDKGQIVEQGKHEELLALEGIYHSLWAVQSGIS; from the coding sequence ATGAGTAAATCTTATTCCTTTATTAGTTTATTTCGTGCCAAGCATTATCGATCGCCATTTATAATTGCTATTGTCTGTTCTATTTTTCGTACTCTTTTTGATCTCGCGCCTCCTTATCTTATCGGGGTTGCCGTGGACATTGTAGTAGAGGGAGAAAAGTCTTTTTTTGCCAGTTTAGGTATTATCAATCCTGCTAATCAATTACTACTTTTGTCTATAATTACTATTATTACTTGGGGGATGGAGTCTTTAAGTCAATATGGTGCCGATCACCTCTGGTATAATTTAGCTCAATCTTTACAACATGAATTAAGAGTTGACACCTACAATCACTTACAACAATTAGAATTAGCTTATTTTGAAGATAAAAGCACTGGTACACTTCTTTCTATCCTTAATGATGACATCAATCAATTAGAGCGTTTTCTGAATCGTGGTGCACAGGAGTTGATTAGCTTTTTCACTCGGGTAACGGCGGTGGGATTGAGCTTTATTCTTCTTGCCCCTCAAATTTCTTGGTTAGCTATGTTGCCTATTTTCCCTATACTATGGGGTACAATGAGCTTTCAAAAACGTTTAGGAGATCGCTATGATCAAGTTCGTGAGAAAGCAGGATCGATAAGTAATCGACTTTCTAATAATATTTCAGGTATCGCTACTATCAAAAGTTTTACGGCAGAAGTATATGAGTCCGATCGAGTTTATCAAGAAAGCGAAGCCTATCGCCGTAGTAATCAGCGTGCTATTGCACTAAGTGTTGCTTTTCAACCTTTAATCCGTTTTATGATTTTACTCGGATTTGTCACAGTTCTTTATCTGGGTGGCTTAGAAGTGCTAAACGATCGTCTTAATGTCGGTTTATATGGTTTTATGGTGTTTATCGTTCAAGATTTATTATGGCCTTTTACAGAATTAAGTCAGTTAATTGACGAATATCAACGAGCTATGGCATCTATTCGCCGAGTGATGGGTTTATTAAATAGCCCTATTGTCATTCATTCAGGAAATCTCTCTTTTCCTATTCAACAAATTTCTGGAGAAATTAACCTCTCTCATTTGCGTTTTGCTTATCGAGATCGAACTAATATTATTAATGATTTATCAATGCACATTCAAGCGAAAAGTAATATTGGTATTGTCGGGGCAACGGGTTCAGGAAAAAGCACTTTAGTTAAATTATTACTGAGATTTTACGAAATTGATCACGGAGAAATTACCATTGATGGTGTTAATATCCAAGAATTATATTTACATGATCTCAGAAGGGCGATCGCATGGGTAAGTCAGGATGTGTTTTTATTTCATGGCACGGTTGCGGAAAACATCGCTTATGGCAACTTTGACGCTACTTTACCAGAAATTATCCAAGCGGCTAAATTAGCAGAATGTGATGACTTTATTCAACAATTACCCCAAGGATACGATACCATCGTGGGGGAAAGAGGGCAAAAACTTTCAGGAGGACAACGACAACGCATTGCCATCGCTCGTGCTATCCTGAAAAACCCCCCTATTTTAATTTTAGATGAAGCTACCTCCGCAGTGGATAACGAAACCGAAGCCGCTATCCAAAAATCCTTACAGGTGATTACGAAAGACAGAACAACTATTGCCATCGCCCATCGTCTCTCAACTATACGAAATTGCGATCGAATTTATATGATGGATAAAGGGCAAATAGTCGAACAAGGGAAACATGAAGAATTATTAGCATTAGAGGGGATTTATCATAGCCTTTGGGCAGTGCAGTCAGGAATAAGTTAA
- a CDS encoding iron-siderophore ABC transporter substrate-binding protein: protein MGEYLVPPSPPFQRGRQRRKGFPVFLSFLAGILIFLALSCGVDNSLKDSQISNQDCRVVQHARGETCIPLNPQRIVTLDFNSLAVALALDVKLIATWITTEIEDDFPYFQNKTDDIEVLRNSSGQPNLEKLLSLKPDLILVISHSWFEPIYDNLSQIAPTVILPWQETRGNWKQHIHDAGRVFDHTEKANQLIDDYDHRIRELKGLMGDRPPKISFMYVADGQIVITRQKSFAGGILHELGFLNPLFTDSGNIDLPISEEILPTIDSDILFVAPLKKDDRSVIEKLQQKPLWSKVKAVQNNQVYVVDFSVWRGLNIFGAHEVLNDLEKYLVNTP from the coding sequence ATGGGAGAATATCTCGTACCCCCTTCACCCCCCTTTCAAAGGGGGAGACAAAGACGCAAAGGGTTTCCAGTTTTTCTATCATTTTTGGCAGGAATTTTGATATTTTTGGCGTTATCTTGTGGTGTTGATAACAGTCTTAAAGATTCTCAAATATCAAATCAAGATTGTCGAGTAGTGCAACACGCTAGGGGTGAGACTTGTATCCCCCTTAATCCTCAACGAATTGTCACTCTCGATTTTAACTCTCTTGCTGTTGCTTTGGCTTTGGATGTAAAACTGATCGCCACTTGGATAACCACTGAAATTGAAGATGATTTTCCCTATTTTCAGAATAAAACCGATGATATAGAAGTTTTGCGTAATTCATCAGGTCAACCTAATCTCGAAAAACTATTATCTCTTAAACCCGATTTAATTCTCGTTATTTCTCATTCATGGTTTGAGCCAATCTATGACAATCTATCACAAATTGCACCCACTGTAATTTTGCCTTGGCAAGAAACGAGAGGCAACTGGAAACAACATATTCACGATGCCGGAAGGGTTTTTGATCACACAGAAAAGGCTAATCAATTAATAGATGATTATGATCATCGCATTCGAGAATTGAAAGGTTTAATGGGCGATCGCCCTCCGAAAATTTCATTTATGTATGTCGCTGACGGCCAAATCGTCATTACTCGTCAAAAATCCTTTGCTGGTGGTATCTTACATGAGTTGGGCTTTTTAAATCCTCTGTTTACCGACTCTGGGAATATTGACTTGCCCATTTCTGAGGAAATATTACCTACCATTGATAGTGATATTCTCTTTGTCGCACCATTGAAAAAAGATGATCGATCGGTGATTGAAAAACTACAACAAAAGCCTTTATGGTCAAAAGTCAAAGCAGTACAAAATAATCAAGTATATGTCGTGGATTTTTCCGTGTGGCGTGGGCTTAATATTTTTGGCGCCCATGAAGTGCTTAATGATCTTGAAAAATATCTTGTAAATACTCCTTAA